The following are from one region of the Hymenobacter radiodurans genome:
- a CDS encoding alpha/beta fold hydrolase — MPASAAPAFICLHYWAGSRREWAAVAAELAPDYACLTPDLGGFGSAPAPVGGYSVQAYAEAIAAYIREQGVRTYILVGHSMGGKIALALAAQQPVGLRGLALISPSPPSPEPMTDEERTTSLHAYGNPQAAARTLAHITARPLPEDTNAQVIEDNLRTTRAAWDAWLLHGSRENILAQMPLITVPAVVLAGDADAVMSPSLHGLETLPHLPPNTPLEIIGGAGHLLPLEAPQEVATLLREFADSLAS; from the coding sequence ATGCCCGCGTCTGCCGCCCCTGCTTTTATTTGTTTGCATTACTGGGCTGGTTCGAGGCGAGAGTGGGCCGCAGTAGCCGCCGAGCTGGCTCCTGACTACGCCTGCCTGACTCCCGATTTAGGTGGATTTGGAAGTGCTCCGGCTCCGGTGGGTGGCTACTCAGTGCAGGCATATGCCGAAGCCATAGCCGCCTACATTAGGGAGCAGGGGGTTCGTACTTATATTCTGGTTGGGCATAGTATGGGGGGCAAAATTGCTCTTGCCTTGGCCGCTCAGCAGCCCGTCGGCTTGCGCGGATTGGCCTTAATCTCGCCCTCGCCGCCTTCCCCTGAGCCTATGACGGATGAAGAGCGTACCACGTCCTTACACGCCTACGGCAACCCGCAGGCGGCCGCCCGCACGCTAGCTCACATTACGGCCCGGCCGCTGCCAGAGGATACGAATGCACAAGTCATCGAAGATAATCTGCGCACTACGCGCGCGGCCTGGGACGCGTGGCTGCTGCACGGTAGCCGTGAAAATATTCTGGCTCAAATGCCCCTTATTACCGTACCAGCCGTTGTGCTGGCCGGCGACGCCGATGCGGTCATGTCACCGTCGTTGCATGGGCTTGAAACGCTACCACATTTGCCCCCCAATACGCCTTTGGAAATAATAGGTGGGGCTGGCCACTTGCTGCCGCTAGAAGCGCCGCAGGAAGTAGCAACGCTTTTGCGGGAGTTTGCCGATTCGCTAGCGAGCTAG
- a CDS encoding winged helix-turn-helix transcriptional regulator, producing MIATPKNAPICPITAALDVLGGKWKVFILSYLAEHGTLRFGELKRLIPRVTQKMLAQQLKELEEAGLVNRRVYAQVPPKVEYRLTAHGETLCPVLHSLREWGNLHREALGLGEAPCAEATSDALAVAG from the coding sequence ATGATAGCAACGCCAAAGAATGCGCCGATATGCCCAATTACGGCAGCACTCGATGTATTGGGGGGCAAGTGGAAGGTGTTTATTCTCTCGTACTTGGCGGAGCACGGCACCTTGCGCTTTGGCGAGCTGAAACGCCTCATTCCGAGAGTAACACAGAAGATGCTGGCCCAGCAGCTTAAAGAGTTGGAGGAAGCAGGCCTCGTCAATCGGCGCGTGTATGCGCAGGTGCCGCCTAAGGTAGAATATCGCCTGACTGCCCACGGCGAAACCCTGTGTCCAGTATTACACTCCCTGCGCGAGTGGGGTAATCTGCACCGTGAGGCGCTGGGCTTAGGCGAAGCGCCCTGCGCAGAAGCAACATCAGACGCGCTGGCAGTGGCCGGATAA
- a CDS encoding SDR family oxidoreductase: MKKHAQKLPYPAKQADMKLQPGMSFSTYRAANKLGGKIALITGADSGIGRAVAVAFAMEGADVAVLYNENDVDAQETQRLVEAQKRRCLLLRLDVRDPEQCRQAVRRTHAELGGLHILVNNAAFQMAQEKFEDISEEQIRRTFDTNILGYIWMAQAALPHMESGDCIINTGSIVGLTGNPLLIDYTATKSAIHAFTKSLATHLGERNIRVNCVVPGPVWTPNIPATMPLEEVEKFGYEVALQRPGQPEELAPAYVLLASQDGSFMTGSLVHVTGGKLSSDQ, from the coding sequence ATGAAGAAGCACGCGCAGAAGCTTCCCTACCCCGCCAAACAAGCTGACATGAAGCTTCAGCCCGGCATGAGTTTCTCAACCTACCGCGCCGCTAATAAGCTGGGGGGCAAAATTGCCCTTATCACCGGCGCCGACTCGGGCATCGGGCGCGCTGTAGCGGTAGCCTTCGCTATGGAAGGTGCCGACGTAGCCGTGCTTTACAACGAAAACGACGTGGACGCCCAGGAAACGCAACGATTGGTAGAAGCGCAGAAGCGCCGTTGCCTGCTGCTCCGCCTCGATGTGCGCGACCCTGAGCAGTGCCGCCAGGCCGTGCGCCGTACCCACGCCGAGCTAGGTGGCCTGCATATTCTGGTCAACAACGCGGCTTTCCAAATGGCGCAGGAAAAGTTTGAGGACATCAGCGAGGAGCAGATTCGCCGCACTTTCGACACCAACATTCTTGGCTATATCTGGATGGCGCAGGCCGCCCTGCCCCATATGGAAAGCGGCGACTGTATCATCAATACGGGCAGCATCGTGGGGCTTACCGGCAACCCTTTGCTTATCGATTATACGGCCACCAAGTCGGCTATTCACGCCTTCACCAAATCACTGGCTACCCACCTGGGCGAACGGAACATCCGCGTAAACTGCGTCGTGCCCGGCCCCGTCTGGACGCCCAACATTCCGGCCACGATGCCCCTGGAAGAAGTAGAGAAGTTTGGCTACGAAGTAGCGCTTCAGCGCCCCGGTCAGCCCGAGGAACTGGCCCCCGCCTACGTGCTGCTGGCCTCACAGGATGGCTCTTTCATGACGGGAAGTCTAGTCCACGTTACGGGGGGCAAATTATCCAGCGACCAGTAA
- a CDS encoding gluconate 2-dehydrogenase subunit 3 family protein — translation MGLGGINQAAESLFQQEFRALTPDEQASVLELVQVGEAPGEAWQTVPAVRFFEEMLAELTELYYAHPLAQEEIGYVGMADAPGWTRLGLNELEPREPEAISPPPSL, via the coding sequence TTGGGTCTGGGGGGCATAAACCAAGCCGCTGAGTCCTTGTTTCAGCAAGAATTCCGAGCGTTAACCCCAGACGAGCAAGCTAGTGTACTTGAGTTAGTTCAGGTTGGTGAAGCACCCGGCGAAGCATGGCAGACGGTACCCGCCGTTCGTTTTTTTGAAGAAATGTTAGCCGAGCTAACCGAACTCTACTACGCTCACCCGCTCGCTCAGGAAGAGATTGGTTACGTGGGTATGGCCGACGCACCCGGCTGGACTCGCTTAGGCTTAAACGAGTTAGAGCCCCGCGAGCCGGAAGCTATTTCGCCCCCGCCAAGTCTGTAA
- a CDS encoding GMC family oxidoreductase: MPDEEVIEEGVLNPLKQEVQDPLLKQIMQDSALEPEPQPAEIPLPTDEVDCLVIGTGAGGAPLLARLAMAGLKVVALEAGPWHNPKTDFATDEKAQEFLFWNDERLSAGKNPVAFGKNNSGTGVGGSTLHYTAYTPRAQPDDLHLNRDFGVGVDWPFGYEELEPYYEEIEHFLGISGPTPYPWGPKRGRGYPLAPLPLNGAAQLMERACQQLGIKTSPAANAALSARYYQEGVGWREACTNRGFCQAGCSTGAKASMDVTFLPLAVAHGAEIRPNCFVTEIERDEQGRVTGVVYEHNGITQRQRCRHLFICAGAVETPRLLLLNELALSSGHVGRNFMAHPGVQVWGTFPEDIRPYKGIPGGLISEDTHRPADADFAGGYLLQSIGMMPVTFAGQVVRERKLWGAKLREYMRSYNHIAGINILGDCLPHEDNFLELAEEKDARGLPKPRLHFTNHENEIRMNRHAEQLMRRIWETAGATDIWAFPRSAHVIGTARMGLSGDDAVVNPDGRAFDVPNLYICDNSVFPSALSVNPALTIMALSLRTADKFLESEQRRDA; the protein is encoded by the coding sequence ATGCCCGACGAAGAAGTAATAGAAGAAGGTGTGCTGAATCCGCTGAAGCAGGAGGTGCAAGATCCTCTTTTGAAGCAGATTATGCAGGATTCGGCCCTGGAGCCCGAGCCCCAGCCAGCCGAAATTCCACTTCCAACCGACGAGGTCGATTGCCTGGTTATCGGCACCGGAGCAGGTGGTGCGCCGCTGCTGGCGCGCCTGGCTATGGCTGGGTTGAAAGTGGTAGCTTTGGAAGCCGGCCCTTGGCACAATCCCAAAACTGATTTTGCTACCGATGAAAAAGCCCAGGAGTTTCTTTTTTGGAACGACGAACGCCTTTCAGCAGGAAAAAACCCGGTAGCCTTTGGCAAAAACAACTCTGGTACTGGCGTAGGCGGCTCTACCCTCCATTACACCGCCTACACGCCCCGCGCCCAACCCGATGACCTCCACCTAAACCGCGACTTTGGCGTGGGCGTCGATTGGCCGTTTGGCTACGAGGAGTTAGAGCCCTATTACGAGGAGATAGAACATTTCTTGGGCATTTCGGGCCCTACGCCTTACCCCTGGGGACCTAAGCGCGGCCGCGGCTATCCGCTGGCGCCGCTGCCGCTTAATGGCGCCGCTCAGCTTATGGAGCGAGCCTGTCAGCAGTTAGGAATTAAGACGTCGCCGGCGGCTAACGCGGCTTTGTCGGCGCGCTACTACCAGGAGGGTGTGGGCTGGCGCGAGGCCTGCACCAACCGGGGCTTCTGCCAGGCCGGTTGCAGCACCGGCGCAAAAGCCAGCATGGACGTCACGTTTCTGCCTTTAGCCGTCGCGCACGGCGCCGAAATCCGTCCTAACTGCTTCGTCACCGAGATCGAGCGCGATGAGCAAGGCCGCGTAACGGGCGTCGTGTATGAACACAACGGCATTACGCAACGCCAGCGGTGCCGCCATTTATTTATCTGCGCCGGGGCCGTGGAAACACCGCGTCTGCTGCTGCTGAATGAGTTAGCGCTGAGTAGTGGGCATGTAGGTCGCAACTTTATGGCTCACCCCGGCGTGCAGGTGTGGGGCACTTTCCCCGAAGACATTCGACCCTACAAAGGTATTCCTGGGGGGCTAATTTCGGAGGATACCCACCGCCCAGCCGATGCCGACTTTGCGGGCGGTTATCTATTGCAAAGTATTGGCATGATGCCCGTTACGTTTGCGGGCCAGGTAGTGCGGGAACGTAAGCTCTGGGGGGCAAAATTGCGCGAGTATATGCGCAGCTATAACCACATTGCCGGCATCAACATTCTGGGCGACTGCTTGCCCCACGAAGATAACTTCCTGGAATTAGCCGAGGAAAAAGATGCCCGTGGGTTGCCCAAGCCCCGCTTGCACTTCACCAACCACGAAAACGAGATCCGCATGAACCGCCACGCCGAGCAGCTCATGCGCCGCATCTGGGAAACAGCCGGCGCCACCGATATCTGGGCGTTTCCGCGCTCGGCGCACGTCATTGGTACCGCTCGCATGGGCCTCTCCGGCGACGATGCCGTGGTAAACCCCGACGGCCGCGCCTTCGACGTACCCAACTTATACATCTGCGACAACTCCGTGTTTCCAAGCGCTTTAAGCGTTAACCCTGCCCTAACTATTATGGCGCTGAGCCTGCGCACGGCCGACAAGTTTTTGGAAAGCGAACAAAGAAGAGACGCTTAA